Part of the Candidatus Binatia bacterium genome is shown below.
GTAGAAGCTGTTCGGGTACTGGCCGGCGCCCTGGTCCTCGTCCCAGTTCGGCCCCCATTCCGGGTTGCCGGAGGGCTGCAGATGCACGGCGTTGCCCTTACCGCCGAAGAAGACCTCGTCGTAATTGAAGTCCCACGCTTCCCCGAATTCGGCTTTCGTGGGCAGCTTGCCGGACTGCGGCTCCTCGCCGCGAAAGCCGCCGCCCATCTTCTCCCAATCCTTCGGCGTGCCCTTGCCCGGCAGGGTATTGACCGTGGCCCACCACATGTATTCCATGCCCTCCTCGCGGGTCCACAGGGTCTTACAGGCCACCACACAGGTCTGGCAGCCAAGGCATTTGTTGAGGTCAAACACCATGGCCACCTGCCGGTCGCTTTTCTTCAGCAGGGCCTTCTGATTCTTCGCCTCAGCGGTCAGTTCCTTGGCGCGTTGCGCTTTCTGTTCTTCGGTCGGGGTCGGCTGCTCAGCCATCGTCGGTCTCCTCCCACAGCAGGGTTATTTCACGCCTCCAGCGTCAGGTCGCGCCATTCCTTCGAAAACGATTTGACGCCGGCGCGCTCGCCGTTACTGCCCTCCCACACCGCGAAGCCGATTTTCACGGCCCCACCCGGCGCCAGTTGGACCGTTTCATCCTTCTGATCCGGCACGGCCAGCGGCCGGGCGAAAACGATGGCCCACGCCCCTTGGCCCCAGAGCGACTTCGTCTGGATCGGGCACTTCTTGGAGAACAGCGTGGTGCCCAGCCCGCGCGCGACGGTGTTGTGCGGCACGTCCTTCAGGTCGGCGCGCCAGAACCAGGCGTTGACCGGGACGTCCTTGCTGCCCATCTCGTCGATCGGCGGGTCACCGCCGTTGAGGGGTATCAGGATCCCGCAGCCGTCGGGGAACATGTTGGTATCGGTGATCTCCATGTTCTGGCTGTCGTCTTGCCATGTGAGGCGGAAGAAGACATCACTGCCGTTGTGCGCCGTTTGCACCATGAGACTCTTCACCTTGCCAATCTGTTTGGCGTCCCGGCTGGCCTTGATGTACTCGGACGGTTGGTTCGCCAGCGGAGTGGCGTCCATCTTGAGCGACTCCCCCGGGATGTTCGACCACTCCGCCCCAGCGGGATCGAGCATCTGCTCGCGCGTGGAAGTTATCTTCTTGCACTGCATGTGCGATTCCTCCTTTACCTCTACCTCTCCGAGTGCTGTGCGCCGGCCGCCGCGGCGGTACGCATGCGGGCAAGCAGGCTTGCCAGACCGACCTCAACGAGATGAATTGCCACCAACACTGCAGCCGCATAGGTCAGCCAATCGTGCATCGATCTGGAGCTTTCCACGATGGAGTCCGAGAGCAGCTGCTTGTCCCAGATCGCAACCCCCGTCAGCGTGAAGATGATCCCGACGATGATGGTAATGCCCATGTGCAGGCCTTGCCAGAGCGTTCGGGCGGTGCGCTGAGCCGGCGCCACGAACACGTTGCGCGGGCCCCACGCCAAAACGAGCACGACGGGAAGAACAACAAACGCCGCGCCGCCCCAGCGGTGCGCGTTGCGGATGAGCTGGGAATGCCCGCCCGTAACGGCGGCGCGGAGGCCCGGGACAAAGAGCAGCAGCCCGGTGAGTAGCAGCACGCTAAACGTCACGAGATGGGCGGTGTGCAACAGGGGCCGGGCCAACGATGGCAGCATGTCACCCTCGGGCCTGCGCTTCCGCCACCGCGAGCTGGTCCGGCTGGCTCGGCGCCAGGCAGCGCCGCGCCACTTCAACGACGTTCCGCTTCACTTGCTCCACGCTCTCCTTGGTCAGCGGCTGGCCGCACCATGTCGGAGCCAGAACCGGTGCCGAGGTGAAGAAGAAGGCCACCATGCCGACGACTCCCAGCACTGCCGCCACCGGATCGATCGGTGCAAGGGCCCCGATGCGTTGGCCAGCGGCCACGAAGTCGACCACCAGGTTCAGCAGCCGCTGCGACTCTGGTTGCTCCTGGTAACCATCTGGCGCATCACCGAGCGACTGTCGCAGAAGGATCTTCGTCCGCTCCGGATGCGCCGCGACCATGTCCACGTAAGCCTCAATCAGCCACAGGATCTTATCGAGCGGCTTACCTTCCGACTCGAGGACTCGTCTGATTGTCTGTTCGGTTTCGCCGAAACCCTCGTGCAGAACGGCACGATACAGGTGCTCTTTGCTGGGAAAGTAGTGGAAGAGCGAGGCCTTCTGGATGCCGACACGCTGCGCGATGAGGTGCAGCCGTGTCCCATCGTAGCCCCGTTCACCCAGAAAGGCTTCTGCGACCTCCAAAATACGCTCGCGCGTCCCTCGTTCCACGCTGGCTGCCATGGGTGCCCGACCCTACCAAACGGTTGGATGGTCCATAGGAGGGCGGTCACATGCCGGCATGATCAACGTCATGTTTCTCCCGACGGTTGGTTCGAACACCCTCATTTCAGTACTCGATCTTGGTCCAATCAGTCTGTTGCTCTTTTGCCTTCTCGGCTTGTTCCTGGTCCTCCTCCCCTTTCAGGGTGACCTCTGGCGGTTCGACCATACCCATCAGATAGGTGGTGATGTCGGCGATGTCGTCCTTCGGCTTCTCGACCTTCGGATCGCCCTCGACCGTGTAGAAGACCGTGGGCATACGGGTTTGGGCGCCCGCGATTTGCTTGGGGCGCGTCAGGAAGTCCCGGATCC
Proteins encoded:
- a CDS encoding ethylbenzene dehydrogenase-related protein, whose product is MQCKKITSTREQMLDPAGAEWSNIPGESLKMDATPLANQPSEYIKASRDAKQIGKVKSLMVQTAHNGSDVFFRLTWQDDSQNMEITDTNMFPDGCGILIPLNGGDPPIDEMGSKDVPVNAWFWRADLKDVPHNTVARGLGTTLFSKKCPIQTKSLWGQGAWAIVFARPLAVPDQKDETVQLAPGGAVKIGFAVWEGSNGERAGVKSFSKEWRDLTLEA
- a CDS encoding TetR/AcrR family transcriptional regulator; protein product: MAASVERGTRERILEVAEAFLGERGYDGTRLHLIAQRVGIQKASLFHYFPSKEHLYRAVLHEGFGETEQTIRRVLESEGKPLDKILWLIEAYVDMVAAHPERTKILLRQSLGDAPDGYQEQPESQRLLNLVVDFVAAGQRIGALAPIDPVAAVLGVVGMVAFFFTSAPVLAPTWCGQPLTKESVEQVKRNVVEVARRCLAPSQPDQLAVAEAQARG
- a CDS encoding cytochrome b/b6 domain-containing protein — encoded protein: MLPSLARPLLHTAHLVTFSVLLLTGLLLFVPGLRAAVTGGHSQLIRNAHRWGGAAFVVLPVVLVLAWGPRNVFVAPAQRTARTLWQGLHMGITIIVGIIFTLTGVAIWDKQLLSDSIVESSRSMHDWLTYAAAVLVAIHLVEVGLASLLARMRTAAAAGAQHSER